Proteins from a genomic interval of Sphingomonas sp. Y38-1Y:
- a CDS encoding YciI-like protein yields the protein MKHYVLFLDFSDTYEARRAEFRDAHLTRAWAAADRGELILAGALTDPLDTGLILFKGESAEVVERFVREDPYVNNGLVRDWRIREWATVVGHEAASILRPA from the coding sequence ATGAAGCACTATGTCCTCTTCCTCGATTTCAGCGACACCTATGAGGCGCGGCGGGCCGAGTTCCGCGACGCGCACCTGACCCGCGCCTGGGCCGCGGCGGATCGGGGCGAGTTGATCCTGGCGGGCGCGCTGACCGATCCGCTCGACACCGGGCTGATCCTCTTCAAGGGCGAGAGTGCCGAGGTGGTGGAACGCTTCGTCCGCGAGGATCCTTATGTGAACAACGGCCTCGTCCGCGACTGGCGCATCCGCGAATGGGCGACGGTGGTCGGCCACGAAGCCGCTTCCATCCTGCGGCCCGCGTGA
- a CDS encoding TonB-dependent receptor, whose amino-acid sequence MKRIAGGMVAVAVLAMMPAARADAQALDLPAGTLGQQVTTLGRQARISIVVPDATLWKRRVPALRGSMTPEAALAEIARRAGARVERIGAVGWRLTPAPKPEPRPRVRPVARPTPPVPTPTTPTDIVVTASKRDTTRDHFAGQFASVSGEELERGGAGGTDRLVQRLTSVTSTYLGAGRNKLFIRGIADSSFTGPTQATVGQYYGDLRLSYNAPDPDLRLTDLAAVEVLEGPQGTLYGAGSLGGLIRLVPNAVDLNALTGTATLGTSATTHGRPSYDLQGVVNLPILGDRVALRVVGGHSVEGGYIDKPLLGRRDVNRTEIDSGRATLHVELGGAWSAELIGIGQRIRGADSQYADRFGEPLTRSAPVVEGFSADYAQGQVVVSGEVAGIKIRSTTGITAHDLVERYDATPPGGPDRLFEQSNRTRMQANETRAWQTARDGSGWLAGISYIHNRSRLLRLIGTPDQRTPTTGVDNGVTEWTVYGEGSLRPVRPLLATVGLRATRSMLSGRAVDVLAINRTAALAEAEAERAQTIVLPAASLLFDASPRLKLFARYQEGFRPGGLAIEGESVRQFRNDRVRTIEAGARYTAPLFDLRLTGARAAWRNIQADFIDGSGLPSTANIGNGDLWTVEAAAGVRPIEGLRVEGALSLNDGRIDEPSTSLIALADRTSSEPGAQSARAVALARLAQIPNIAGITTRLGAIYQAPVGRGDLTIDGWARYIGSSRLGVGPVLGQRQGSYMDTEATARFAIGGVGISATVSNILDTRGNRFALGTPFTTGRDQVTPLRPRTFRIGIDAAF is encoded by the coding sequence GTGAAGCGGATCGCCGGCGGCATGGTCGCGGTCGCGGTGCTGGCGATGATGCCGGCGGCGCGCGCCGATGCGCAGGCGCTCGACCTGCCTGCGGGCACGCTGGGTCAGCAGGTGACGACGCTGGGGCGGCAGGCGCGCATCAGCATCGTCGTGCCGGACGCGACCTTGTGGAAGCGCCGGGTACCGGCACTTCGAGGAAGCATGACCCCCGAGGCGGCGCTCGCGGAGATCGCGCGGCGCGCGGGCGCGCGCGTCGAGCGGATCGGCGCCGTCGGCTGGCGGCTGACGCCCGCACCCAAGCCCGAGCCGCGGCCACGCGTCCGGCCGGTCGCGAGGCCCACGCCGCCGGTGCCGACCCCGACGACACCCACCGACATCGTCGTCACCGCCAGCAAGCGCGACACGACCCGCGACCATTTCGCCGGCCAGTTCGCCAGCGTCTCGGGCGAGGAGCTTGAGCGCGGCGGGGCGGGCGGGACCGACCGCCTGGTCCAGCGACTGACCAGCGTCACCTCGACCTATCTCGGCGCGGGCCGCAACAAGCTGTTCATCCGTGGTATCGCGGATTCGAGCTTCACTGGCCCGACCCAGGCGACGGTTGGCCAATATTATGGCGACCTGCGCCTCAGCTACAACGCGCCCGATCCCGACCTCCGCCTGACCGACCTCGCCGCGGTCGAGGTGCTGGAGGGGCCGCAGGGCACGCTGTACGGCGCCGGGTCGCTGGGCGGCCTCATCCGGCTCGTCCCGAACGCGGTCGATCTGAACGCGCTGACGGGTACCGCGACGCTGGGCACGTCCGCCACCACGCACGGCCGGCCGAGCTATGACTTGCAGGGCGTCGTCAACCTGCCGATCCTCGGCGATCGCGTCGCGCTTCGCGTGGTCGGCGGTCACAGTGTCGAGGGTGGCTATATCGACAAGCCGCTGCTCGGACGAAGGGACGTCAACCGAACCGAGATCGACAGCGGCCGGGCGACCCTGCACGTCGAGCTGGGCGGGGCGTGGAGTGCCGAGCTGATCGGCATCGGCCAGCGCATCCGCGGCGCCGACAGCCAATATGCCGACCGCTTCGGCGAACCGCTGACCCGCTCCGCTCCGGTCGTCGAGGGGTTCAGCGCCGATTACGCGCAAGGCCAAGTGGTGGTGTCGGGCGAGGTCGCCGGCATCAAGATCCGCTCGACCACCGGCATCACCGCCCACGATCTGGTCGAGCGCTATGACGCGACGCCCCCCGGCGGCCCCGATCGCCTGTTCGAGCAGTCGAACCGTACGCGGATGCAGGCCAACGAGACGCGCGCCTGGCAGACCGCCCGCGACGGATCGGGCTGGCTCGCCGGGATCAGCTACATCCACAATCGCTCGCGGTTGTTGCGGCTGATTGGCACGCCGGACCAGCGCACGCCCACGACGGGCGTCGACAATGGCGTGACCGAGTGGACCGTTTATGGCGAGGGCAGCCTGCGCCCGGTCCGGCCGCTGCTGGCGACCGTCGGCCTGCGCGCCACGCGTTCCATGCTGAGCGGGCGGGCGGTCGACGTGCTCGCGATCAACCGCACCGCCGCGCTTGCCGAGGCGGAGGCCGAGCGGGCGCAGACCATCGTCCTGCCGGCGGCATCGCTGCTGTTCGATGCCTCGCCCCGCCTCAAGCTGTTCGCGCGGTACCAGGAGGGCTTTCGCCCTGGTGGCCTCGCGATCGAGGGCGAGAGCGTCCGCCAGTTTCGCAACGACCGCGTTAGGACGATCGAAGCGGGGGCGCGCTACACCGCGCCGCTGTTCGACCTGCGCCTGACCGGCGCGCGGGCGGCATGGCGCAACATCCAGGCCGACTTCATCGACGGATCGGGGCTGCCGAGCACCGCCAATATCGGCAATGGCGACCTCTGGACGGTCGAAGCGGCGGCTGGCGTCCGGCCAATCGAGGGTCTGCGGGTCGAAGGCGCGCTGTCGCTCAACGACGGCCGGATCGACGAGCCGTCGACGTCGCTGATCGCGCTGGCCGATCGGACCAGCAGCGAGCCCGGCGCGCAATCCGCGCGGGCCGTCGCGCTCGCCCGGCTGGCGCAGATCCCCAACATCGCCGGCATCACCACGCGCCTCGGCGCCATCTATCAGGCGCCGGTCGGGCGCGGCGACCTGACCATCGACGGATGGGCACGCTATATCGGCTCGTCGCGGCTGGGGGTGGGGCCGGTGCTCGGCCAGCGCCAGGGCAGCTACATGGATACGGAAGCGACGGCGCGTTTCGCGATCGGCGGGGTCGGCATCTCCGCCACGGTCAGCAACATCCTCGACACGCGCGGCAACCGCTTCGCGCTCGGCACGCCGTTCACCACCGGCCGCGACCAGGTGACGCCGCTGCGCCCGCGCACGTTCCGCATCGGCATCGACGCCGCGTTCTAG
- a CDS encoding aldo/keto reductase, which translates to MLTRRTLGRTGLEVSSLGLGCMGMSHAYGEPDDAESIATIHRAIELGCTFFDTAEVYGPFTNEELLGRALKDRREGVQIATKFGFVIGQGSFAGADSRPEHIREVVEASLRRLQTDRIDLLYQHRVDPKVPIEDVAGTVRDLIAEGKVLHFGLSEAGVDTIGRAHAVQPVAALQSEYSIWERNLDDRILPLLDELGIGLVPFSPLGRGFLTGTAKRAEDYPEGDFRAKGDPRLQGANFDANMRIADLVRAIAAPHGATPGQVALAWLLQKRADIVPIPGTKRRTYLEENLAADDITLSVEEVARLDGALSTFAVSGERYGEKALSMVDR; encoded by the coding sequence ATGCTGACACGGCGCACACTCGGGCGGACGGGCCTGGAGGTATCCTCGCTCGGCCTCGGCTGCATGGGAATGAGCCATGCTTATGGCGAGCCCGACGATGCCGAATCGATCGCGACGATCCACCGCGCGATCGAGCTCGGCTGCACCTTCTTCGACACGGCCGAAGTCTATGGCCCGTTCACCAACGAGGAACTGCTCGGCCGCGCGCTGAAGGACCGCCGCGAGGGCGTCCAGATCGCGACCAAGTTCGGCTTCGTCATCGGCCAGGGATCGTTCGCGGGCGCCGACAGCCGGCCCGAGCATATCCGCGAGGTGGTGGAGGCGTCGCTCAGGCGGCTCCAGACCGACCGCATCGACCTGCTCTACCAGCACCGCGTCGATCCCAAGGTCCCGATCGAGGACGTCGCGGGTACCGTCCGCGACCTGATCGCAGAGGGCAAGGTGCTGCATTTCGGCCTGTCCGAAGCCGGCGTCGACACGATCGGGCGCGCCCACGCGGTCCAGCCGGTCGCCGCGCTGCAGAGCGAATATTCGATCTGGGAGCGCAATCTGGACGACCGGATCCTGCCGCTGCTGGACGAACTCGGCATCGGGCTCGTCCCTTTCAGCCCGCTCGGCCGTGGCTTCCTGACGGGCACGGCCAAGCGCGCCGAGGATTATCCCGAGGGCGACTTCCGGGCCAAGGGCGACCCGCGGCTCCAGGGGGCGAACTTCGACGCCAACATGCGCATCGCCGACCTGGTGCGGGCGATCGCCGCGCCGCATGGCGCGACGCCGGGTCAGGTGGCGCTCGCCTGGCTGCTCCAGAAGCGTGCAGACATCGTGCCGATCCCCGGCACCAAGCGGCGGACCTATCTCGAAGAGAATCTTGCCGCCGACGACATCACCCTCTCGGTCGAGGAGGTGGCGCGGCTCGACGGTGCGCTCTCGACCTTTGCGGTGTCCGGAGAGCGTTATGGCGAGAAGGCGCTGTCGATGGTCGATCGCTGA
- a CDS encoding FecR family protein, which produces MSASGGNGKAHEPIDEEALDWVLRMAEPDADWDAFTDWLEADPDRSARYDRAALALDQAAAAMPRPAPTPPPVVEDRLAFSRPVAPARRRWLGGAIAAVLVGGVGLGAWSQRDQSYTVLTAPGEQRTVALADGSSIVLAGGSRVRLDAADPRTAAVEAGEVLFNVRHDDAAPFRVRAGELSLVDLGTVFDVRLAGSRTRVAVAEGAVMVRGGGAEVRLDPGQAVVADGRSLQRQRQDAALVGSWREGLLSFNDATMRDVAEALSRNLGLRITAAPAIEGQVFNGTVELKALRADPALIGELLGVEARRDANGWTLDRRR; this is translated from the coding sequence ATGAGCGCGTCCGGGGGCAACGGCAAGGCGCATGAGCCGATCGACGAGGAGGCGCTCGATTGGGTCCTGCGCATGGCCGAGCCCGATGCCGACTGGGACGCCTTCACCGACTGGCTGGAGGCGGATCCCGACCGGTCGGCGCGCTACGATCGCGCCGCGCTCGCGCTCGACCAGGCTGCAGCTGCGATGCCGCGACCCGCGCCGACGCCGCCGCCGGTCGTCGAGGATCGCCTTGCGTTCAGCCGGCCGGTGGCACCGGCGCGGCGGCGCTGGCTGGGCGGCGCGATCGCCGCGGTGCTCGTCGGCGGCGTCGGCTTGGGCGCCTGGAGCCAGCGGGACCAAAGCTATACCGTCCTGACGGCTCCCGGCGAGCAACGGACGGTGGCGCTGGCGGATGGCAGCAGCATCGTGCTGGCGGGTGGATCGCGCGTGCGCCTGGACGCCGCCGATCCGCGCACCGCCGCGGTCGAGGCGGGCGAGGTGCTGTTCAACGTGCGCCACGACGATGCCGCGCCGTTCCGAGTGCGCGCGGGCGAGCTGTCGCTCGTCGACCTGGGTACCGTGTTCGACGTACGCCTTGCCGGATCGCGGACGCGCGTCGCCGTTGCCGAGGGGGCGGTGATGGTCCGCGGCGGCGGGGCGGAGGTTCGGCTCGACCCCGGCCAGGCGGTCGTCGCCGATGGCCGCAGCCTCCAGCGCCAGCGTCAGGACGCGGCGCTGGTCGGAAGCTGGCGCGAGGGCCTGCTCAGCTTTAATGACGCCACCATGCGTGACGTCGCGGAAGCCTTGTCCCGCAACCTCGGCCTCCGGATCACCGCCGCGCCCGCGATCGAGGGACAGGTGTTCAACGGCACGGTCGAGCTGAAGGCGCTGCGCGCCGACCCGGCGCTGATCGGCGAATTGCTCGGCGTCGAGGCACGGCGGGACGCGAACGGCTGGACGCTGGATCGGCGGCGGTGA
- a CDS encoding RNA polymerase sigma factor: protein MGTSAMRRDGSEAGIIDRGRAGEESLDFPPRDAVARRPGFPPRIVRHAMPPTGLEVVFLANRDKLIRFLRARGAGDAAEDLVQDLWIKVRSQPGGPIANPAAYLYRAADLLMIDRYRSRRQAERRDQAWEDDRHQPGSSVPSPEREVSARQETLRVAAVLAAMGERKASIFRRVRVDGEPQRKVAEAFGVSLSTVESDLREVARALLKLKDEIR from the coding sequence ATGGGGACTTCGGCAATGCGCCGCGACGGCAGCGAGGCAGGGATCATCGACCGCGGTCGCGCGGGGGAGGAGTCGCTCGACTTTCCCCCGCGCGACGCGGTCGCTAGAAGGCCGGGCTTCCCGCCACGGATCGTCCGCCACGCCATGCCACCCACCGGCCTCGAAGTCGTCTTTCTGGCTAATCGCGACAAGCTCATCCGCTTCCTTCGGGCACGCGGCGCCGGGGACGCTGCCGAGGATCTGGTGCAGGATCTGTGGATCAAGGTCCGCTCGCAACCCGGCGGGCCGATCGCCAATCCCGCCGCCTATCTCTATCGCGCCGCCGACCTCCTGATGATCGACCGCTATCGCTCGCGCCGTCAGGCCGAGCGCCGCGACCAGGCCTGGGAGGACGATCGCCACCAGCCCGGCAGCTCGGTGCCCAGCCCGGAACGCGAAGTCAGCGCCCGGCAGGAGACGCTGCGCGTCGCTGCGGTGCTGGCTGCGATGGGCGAGCGAAAGGCGTCGATCTTTCGCCGCGTCCGTGTCGATGGCGAGCCGCAGCGCAAGGTGGCCGAGGCGTTCGGCGTCAGTCTCAGCACCGTCGAAAGCGACCTGCGCGAAGTGGCGCGCGCCCTGTTGAAGCTGAAGGATGAGATCCGATGA